One Rouxiella sp. S1S-2 genomic window, TATTGCGCACGGGTCAGTGGGTACATGATACCGCGCACGATAAAGGTGATGATGATAATGGAGAAGCCCCAGTTACCGATGAAGCTGTGGATAAATTTCAGCAGTTTGAACAACGGCTGAGAGATAAACCACAACCAGCCGTAGTCTACGGTCAGGTCAAGGTGAGGCGCGATAGCGGCCATTTTGTCCTGAATTTCTGGACCCACCCACAGGATTGAACCCACTTGTTGCTGAGCGCCAGGCTGAACAACAAACGGTGCACCTTTAAAGCCAATAGAGGCGATGCCGTTATTGGTGGTGGTGTAGAAGGTGTTAGTGTCCTTCGCTGAAGGGATCCACGCCGTTGCAAAGTACTGCTGCAACATGGCAACCCATCCGCCCTGCGTCGTGACGTTCAGACTTTCGCTCTTATCGAACGCGTATTTCTGATATTTGTCATCGCTGGAAGAATAAGCCGCGCCGCGATAAGTATGCAGAGCAAAGTTGTTGCTCCCGGTATCACGATGTTTAGGCAGGTCGATAGTTTGCTTAAGCTGACCGAACAGGGTCAAATCCAACGGCGCTGCTGTGGTGTTGTTGATGTTGTAGTCAACGTTCACCGCGTATGAGCCGCGTTTGATAACAAAAGTCTTGGTGTAAACTGCGCCGTTCTGAGCCGTGTAGGTCAGTGGGATGCGCAATTCGGTCTGGCCTTCACCTAACGTAAAGGTGTCCTGGCTTGACGTGAACAGAGGACGTTCGCCGTTAGCCGGGTTGTCTGGGCCATTTTTGCCAGTCAGACCGCTTTGAGCCTGATAGACGAAAGAAGGAGTCGTTTCGAGCAGCTGGAATGGCGCTGTAGATTTCAGCGCTACTGGGTATTGAGTCAACAGCGCCTGCTCAATATCGCCACCACGGGTGTTGATGGTTAATGAGAGGACGTCAGTATTGACGGTGATCAGTTTGCCCTGTCCGCTTCCAGGAACAGCCTGGTTAGCAGCATCACCGGTGGCTGTGTTCGCAGTCTGTTGCGTGGTCTGGTTGGCTGGTTGCGGAGCGTGGTCCGTTTGCCAGGCCTGCCAAATCATGAAAGACACGAACAGCAGAGCGATGAGGAAAAGATTGCGTTGCGAATCCATCGTTAGTGTTCTCTGTTATTGTCGGTTTTCGGCGGTACGGGGTCATCACCACCTGGGTTTAAAGGATGGCATTTTAATACGCGTTTGAACGTCAACCAACTGCCTTTTACCATGCCAAAGCGACCAATTGCCTCAATACCGTATTGAGAGCAGGTTGGTCGAAAACG contains:
- the yidC gene encoding membrane protein insertase YidC, whose translation is MDSQRNLFLIALLFVSFMIWQAWQTDHAPQPANQTTQQTANTATGDAANQAVPGSGQGKLITVNTDVLSLTINTRGGDIEQALLTQYPVALKSTAPFQLLETTPSFVYQAQSGLTGKNGPDNPANGERPLFTSSQDTFTLGEGQTELRIPLTYTAQNGAVYTKTFVIKRGSYAVNVDYNINNTTAAPLDLTLFGQLKQTIDLPKHRDTGSNNFALHTYRGAAYSSSDDKYQKYAFDKSESLNVTTQGGWVAMLQQYFATAWIPSAKDTNTFYTTTNNGIASIGFKGAPFVVQPGAQQQVGSILWVGPEIQDKMAAIAPHLDLTVDYGWLWFISQPLFKLLKFIHSFIGNWGFSIIIITFIVRGIMYPLTRAQYTSMAKMRMLQPKLAAMRERIGDDKQRMSQEMMALYKTEKVNPLGGCLPLVIQMPIFLALYYMLSGSIELRHAPFALWIHDLSAQDPYYILPVLMGITMFFIQKMSPTTVTDPMQQKIMTFMPVIFTVFFLWFPSGLVVYYIVSNLVTILQQQLIYRGLEKRGLHSRDKKKA
- the yidD gene encoding membrane protein insertion efficiency factor YidD, producing the protein MASTLPTGSRILIALIRGYQLVISPMLGPHCRFRPTCSQYGIEAIGRFGMVKGSWLTFKRVLKCHPLNPGGDDPVPPKTDNNREH